GGTGTATAGATGAGGGGGCaatgcctccccccccccccaatgtttcatgaccaagaaaaaaaaaagggaatgggaaagggtgaaatagtcTATTATTTTCTGATTACGTCAAAATCTTtctaaaaatttgatttctgtaTTTAAAAGTTCAACAATTTTGCTCACTCCCTTCGCTCTCTTGCATCTTTGGAGAACTTTTGTTCCATCCACCATATTTAGCcctctcaaaatatttggctcattacgccactgaaatCCATTGtaagaattttatattttaatgtaaaCCTAATCTAACCCTAATAAGACTGCCAGGGTATTTTGGAGGCAGGAAAGATGGGCGGAAGGGGGGTGGGGGCCCTCAAGATCTTGACCGTTAATTGCGCAATTGTGAAAAAATGCAACATGCCTGTCACAGatgaaaaaattgtatatttgatcgttctaaaattatttaaatttatttgtaattaataAATTTTACTTATTCATGCATGAAATTAGAATTTGGCTGGAAATCTATAAACAAAGCCcttgaagtgttttttttttgttcagacACATAAACgttaaatgatatcaaattccattcatctgtttttttttttttctgaagtatttctttgttgtttttttttactttttttttatgttgttgaCAAAATTTTCTGATCATAAGCAACTTGaaagtaattgattttaatcagtaaaaataaaaattaccggtatgatacaattatgaattttggctagaaacagaatttgcattggatttgttcatgaaatcacattttaaagtaaTTCTGACATGTAATTACACAACGTTGCGTAATTACAGAACCGGGTACCCACGTGTCACAAATTTTGTCTGAAAACTCatgaatctttaaaaaaaaaggcatataATGACGCGGCACCATCTTTCACGTtgtggatttatcgcgaaaatttttgagcccccccccccaccgcctTTTTACGGTTAAATCAGATTGCACATCATGATGGGTTTTACTGATATTCATTCTGCAACCCATATTTCAAAGACTATCCATCATATCTGACATTGATTTTTACCTGTGGCTGCATGTTAGTCTCTGCTTTTCTACAACTGTGGCCAAATATTCTGCAACAAGTTCATTAGATGGGCCCTTGGCATTTTTCTTATTGTAGGAGACCGGCAAGCCCTGGCTTTGAAGTTCCTTGTCTATCCTTCTCCAGCTGAAATATCTGGTCAGTTGAGGACTTGGGGGCTTTGTGTCAGGAGTGGTCTTGGTAGTGGCGGTGGCAATGGTGATGGCAGTGGCAGAAGCAGACTTGGTGGTGGTGGCATTAGTAGCACTGAtggtggtggcagcagtggtggtggtgactgCAATTGCAGCATTGTTGATGGTGGTATACGCCTCATCACGaccaacatttgctcctgctgcCATCTATTATGTTTTAAGTAgaataaacattaaaacatttGATTATTAACACATCAACTTCAGAACACTAgtatattgataataaaactTGTAGATATAGCAGTCAAAGCATAAAATGAACTTCTACAGAAGAGTACATGTACCTTCTTCTAATAGAATTTCAGACCACCTTGAGGATGTTATGCTCAAAGCAAGGTTTTTATTTGACAACATTGGTCAAAGAGGAACATGGATTTAAATCTCAGAATACAACTCGTATCATTGGTTGATCAATAGTACTGTACAATACCCCATTCAGATATACGTTGACCAATTATTTCTTGTTGAAACACATATGTCTTTGTTAAAAATCTTGTAGGGTATAGAGAGCATGCTGATTCTATAGCTATCAGTGTTGTGTACCGAGGACGGCCTCGGGACCAGAATTTGCGTCCTCGGCCTCGAAGCCTGATGTCTCGACCTCGGTTGCTCTGTCTTGATGTCTCGGCTCCGAGGCCTGACAAATGCAGTCATTTCCAGCACATAAATTGTGTCCATCATCAACGCAATGtgaatttctaatgcacacacTATTATTAGATCTAGattccaccccacccccccccctctctataGATTATaccggtaatatatatatattttgcctgtttttttaatttattctatttatttattttcaattttttacattcatttattcatttatttatttttcttgagggggggtcaatggtcaattgaattcaacaaaaaaacatgcaaatttttttagCGGTCTCTGTCTCGGCTGACCCAGCCTAGGATACAACACTAATAGTTATGCATTTAGATATGATTCACACAAAGAAGTGTTGTATtgactaaattaaaaaaaaaaatggtctattGAGAGACACATTCCTAACGTCGATGCATAAACTGTAAGCTCAAAAAAGCAAAAGTAGCCCCGGTATCGAtctgtcattttgttttcaattttgaaagcaGGAGAACGAAAGCGACATAACTTTCGCCTTTTTTGAGCTTACACTTTATGCATCGACGATAGTATTGTGTCTCGATAGATCTTCATCAATGTAATAGAGGCAAGTGCATAATTTTCCCCCTTTAATTTGGGGTGATATGGTGACCACAATTCTACCCCATTTGTCTGCCAACTAGCGCTAGCCCAGGAGCTGTCCGTGTAATACACGGGCAGCTCCTGGGCTGCAGCCCGTACAGCGGGCCGCAGTTGCCTGGGTTActcgaaatctatcacaaaatcagattttgtatagagtctagatctagaagtACTTAGATCCTCTAAAAAAGGCCCAAATTTTTGCTAACTGACTCACagctttcaaaaaaaaaaaaattttgccttttttttattactgtcTGGCCACCAAACTGTTTATACTCGCAAGCCACCCACCCCCCTGAAaaccaaaagaaaaacaatcccTCACAGTTACAGAGTACAATATTTGTgacagtcacccccccccccaaaaaaaaaaaaaaaaaaaaaaaaaaaaaaaaacatgccaaAGCCGAGGCCAAACATGAGCGTGAATACCAATCAACACCCATCAATGCTCCTCGATTCTTGACTGTATTTTTGTCGCCCACAACAACCCAAgccacaaaaaaataaaggctCACTCTCACACAGCTGTTCACATATCGCACTGAATTAGGTAATTAAAGACTAAAgtcagaaagaaagacagatgcAACTCAAGTCGCAACGCCGCTCATTCGAGCTCCACTCCGGCCCCACACACATCAACACTACTGCCGTACGGTGTACTACGCCGAAGCTCCGGGATAGCGACCACTCGGCATCTCGATGATGCCTCCACGATATCCccgggcaaaatgcatttttacCTCGTAGAAAACGATGGAAATATGATATGTATTATCAATGTCATTCTTTTGGAAGTGATTTATTTACTACTTTATCAAATGAtgtaataattgaataaatacaataattaGAAAGTACTTACATCTCCGattcaaattttacttcaattctGTCACCATCAACATTTTATCGCAGACGACGTGTGTGAAGAAAAAAACCGGCTGTTAGCTGCAAATCAGGCTCGTTCACGaactatttttcatttatttatttttatttacgaTAACAATTTGTTATTGCTTTTATGAAACGGATATTTGCAACTATGACAAGTTGCCATTGCAATAACAAGATTTGTCATAGATATGGGAGATGTTACAGTTGCAAgtcaaaagttttatgaaacgggccccaggagagAATTTGAAAAATACGCTCTGATGGGGTTTCCCATGTATAACCGCTCACGATGTAAGCAGCACGTTTATGGAGTTTTTGCACCGTATTATAATTAGATTCAGATCTATACGACCACACATTTGAACAATACATTGCATGAGGGAGAACAAACCCTATGTATAATCGTTTAAGTTGTTCCAcattaaatatatgtttgtttCTTCTAATTAACCCAAGCTTTTGTTTCATTACTTTTACAATTGAATCAACATGGTTTTTGAATGTCAAAGTATCATCAATTATCACGCCCAAACATTTGTGCTGTGATACACGCTCTAAACTGGTGTTATTTATTATTACAGATAGTGTTTTGGCCCGCAAGGTTGATAACCGCTGTCGAGAACCAAGAAGCATTACTTtggtttttttatcatttaatatcAATCTGTTTTTACATGTCCACTCATATACTTCTTTCATTGCGGAGTTAAGCTGATTTTCTACAGATTCTATGGTACTACCACTAACATACAACGTTGCATCATCAGCAAACATAACAATCTTCCCTGATTTGATACAAGAAGCCAGATCATTAATATAAATTGTAAATAGTAGGGGCCCTAAAACTGAGCCTTGTGGAACCCCAGAAGAGGTTGATTTTATACTCGACATTACGTCTTACCCCCGTTTGGGAACGGACCGCAgatcagattgcaaactgcggtatttcaccccattttgcgtttgaaaatctaaaacatcatttccaagccctggggtcgtttcataaagctgttcgtaagttaagagcgactttaacaacgactggtgatcatcgccaatggtttgtaccatttaccgcaagacatgatcaccagtcgctcttaacttacgaacagccttatgaaacacccgcctgatcaaccccgcttggccaggtaatccccacaggccagattatgagcgttgagccaaggacgaaatgataaacaacagctgtgctattacgtaagtcttctccgcctgtagaaggaccttcggaattaaattattgtattcgatatttaatcacgttttcaaaggcatattgtattcaggaATTCAATGCtagcccattttcaatttcgaacgaagaaaatcaacctcgaaataaggaaagtaagtgaataaaaatggcgacatgttttcccggaccgcactcgggctgttttgttatcttcggaccgaggtcaagaaacaggtgttttgatacttacattgcatgcctcgggcagtagggttttcgtaattggagaagagaattcatTGAGAAAATCTGGGGTATAGTGTAATCAAAGGGAGGTTTTTCGTCATGATTTGATCCCTCCTATTTCTGTGTATTGTTtcctaaaacaaaaataagatttAAACCAAGCGATAGCATTATCAGAACATCCTATTGCAACCAGTTTTTGTAGTAAAACATCATAGTTTACAGAATCAAAAGCCTTTCGCATATCAATAAAAGCAATTCCACAAAACTTACTCTTGTCAAC
This Lytechinus pictus isolate F3 Inbred chromosome 9, Lp3.0, whole genome shotgun sequence DNA region includes the following protein-coding sequences:
- the LOC129258891 gene encoding uncharacterized protein LOC129258891, which encodes MAAGANVGRDEAYTTINNAAIAVTTTTAATTISATNATTTKSASATAITIATATTKTTPDTKPPSPQLTRYFSWRRIDKELQSQGLPVSYNKKNAKGPSNELVAEYLATVVEKQRLTCSHR